The following coding sequences lie in one Drosophila sulfurigaster albostrigata strain 15112-1811.04 chromosome 2R, ASM2355843v2, whole genome shotgun sequence genomic window:
- the LOC133838023 gene encoding tetratricopeptide repeat protein 12-like gives MQEPLELHAEFLRQPSKVDEIIKFLGDMAKSNKMEGTKEKKVEKEVDISADVTDYNFLALKRTETTDRKSFFSRSSRKSSVIKSNTNQMTFMRQIDISDEERKKARRERIHIATSFRRLGNAEYRKTNYDQAIKLYSQGLNYIVDSPVLYVNRSLCYIKKREYKRALIDLDYVLNQLDSNCVQALLYKAGALKRMNNEDGFEECVANARRYNRSKSEYIDYFLDKMRTDF, from the exons ATGCAGGAGCCGCTCGAACTTCATGCAGAATTCCTACGTCAACCTTCAAAAGTggatgaaataataaaatttctaGGTGACATGGCAAAGTCTAATAAAATGGA GGGCACCAAAGAGAAGAAGGTGGAGAAGGAAGTCGACATTAGTGCAGATGTGACTGATTACAATTTTTTGGCTTTAAAACGTACTGAAACTACGGATAGAAAAAGTTTTTTCTCTCGTTCGTCAAGAAAGAGCAGCGTCATCAAATCCAACACGAACCAAATGACATTTATGCGACAGATTGATATCAGCGATGAAGAGCGCAAAAAAGCTCGAAGAGAACGCATTCATATTGCCACCAGTTTTCGCag GTTGGGAAATGCGGAATATCGCAAGACAAACTATGATCAAGCTATTAAGTTATATAGTCAAGGTTTGAACTATATTGTTGATTCTCCAGTTCTCTATGTCAATCGCAGTCTCTGCTATATAAA AAAACGTGAATACAAACGCGCCCTGATCGATCTGGACTATGTTCTCAATCAATTGGATAGCAACTGTGTGCAGGCATTACTCTATAAAGCTGGAGCTCTGAAGCGCATGAATAATGAAGATGGTTTCGAAGAGTGTGTAGCAAATGCTCGCCGATATAATAGATCAAAGTCCGAGTACATTGACTATTTTCTAGACAAAATGCGAACTGATTTTTAA